The following are from one region of the Coffea eugenioides isolate CCC68of chromosome 2, Ceug_1.0, whole genome shotgun sequence genome:
- the LOC113759985 gene encoding uncharacterized protein LOC113759985, whose product MSEEGRLEYVKRLVGFPSAISLAEGKIWVLWDPLLNITFSTLAEQLVDMEISSPGGSFFFSAVYARCTGVARRPLWSAMERLASSRQGSWMVAGDFNIITEASERLGGAAPNTRHMEDFNQTLFHCGLTTVEFEGPKYTWTNGRVWHRLDRVVINQEWAEMCSVTRVLHLSRGRSDHAPLLIKCGSGRQGKSAFRYLNVWPRHSSFLGIVQEVWGGGGPSRTMSEFFQKLLGVKSKLKVWNKEVFRNIETRVAELERDMRAAEMQYDTGRTVEAKIVYHEARAAYMKQLAVECGFWRQKSRIKWIQERDANTAFFHSVVRQRRASNYISGIRSATRQWLTEVEDIKSSAAAFFQALFSSDRDTDRQPCLPFTLPQVSQGDNESILALPTTDEVREVVFSISPDSAPGPDGFGSGFYQSGFVPGRQIVDNILLAQEHANELDRRLEVPNLLLKLDMEKAYDRVEWSFLLFMLRSFGFQEPAVDLIFRLVANNWFSVLVNGEPAGFFKSTRGVRQGDPISLGLFVLVAEFFGKGLYSLFRHDRHRFFQAGGIKIPYLAFADDVIIFTRLARETLEAINDFFKRYQQYSGQKINVAKSGFVCSSRVSETQVELVASILGFQRQFFPMVYLGVPISRGRCSSIAFDGILARVRARIFHWSGKLLSMGGKLILIKHVLNSMPLHLLQVLKPPKTVLVALGRLFNSFLWDKSREDKRTHWASWEKLCFPTEEGGLGVRSLEDMVKAFSHKLWWRLRQRGSLWSDFMYSKYIGDQHPLQVAVTRPTGTWKRLLGIREVAEAQISWSLGPGMVDFWLDTWCELGPLTALVPEESDRPHFLVAEFLDRDGWNRGRLLHWLPANLVDLIVDIPFDLEGQDHILWATSASGQFTLTSAWELCRQRRTILPLAQWVWNKGTPLKISLFAWRLLNNFLPLDSVMRRRGLPVVSRCSCCLQEAESVPHLFVNGPIASEVWGHFASKFGILHSTPDDIQLVWRMWATSLTRIPAHHIRCVLPFVITWFIWRGRNKARFEGQVFSARGVIVEVGNFLHDLGRANRLDKVQFRGDQD is encoded by the exons ATGTCGGAGGAAGGGCGCCTAGAGTATGTCAAAAGATTGGTGGGTTTCCCATCAGCAATTTCCCTGGCGGAGGGTAAGATTTGGGTTCTTTGGGATCCTCTTCTCAACATCACCTTCAGCACGCTGGCGGAGCAGTTAGTGGATATGGAGATCAGTTCTCCAGGTGGGTCGTTCTTCTTCTCTGCGGTCTATGCCCGATGTACTGGGGTGGCTAGACGTCCTCTCTGGAGTGCCATGGAGAGGTTGGCGTCTTCGAGACAAGGCTCCTGGATGGTGGCTGGGGATTTCAATATAATCACGGAGGCGTCAGAAAGGCTTGGGGGTGCAGCACCGAATACACGTCATATGGAGGATTTCAATCAGACTCTCTTTCATTGTGGCCTTACTACGGTAGAATTCGAAGGACCAAAATACACCTGGACGAATGGGAGGGTATGGCACCGATTGGATCGAGTGGTGATTAATCAAGAGTGGGCTGAGATGTGTTCAGTGACACGGGTGTTACACTTGTCCAGGGGACGATCAGATCATGCGCCTTTACTGATCAAGTGTGGTTCAGGACGGCAGGGTAAATCggcattcaggtatctcaatgTGTGGCCCCGTCACAGTTCCTTTCTTGGGATTGTTCAAGAGGTATGGGGAGGGGGAGGTCCTTCACGTACGATGTCAgagttttttcaaaaattgttgGGGGTGAAGAGCAAGCTGAAGGTTTGGAACAAAGAGGTTTTCAGGAATATAGAGACCCGGGTGGCGGAGCTTGAGAGGGATATGCGGGCTGCTGAAATGCAATATGATACGGGGAGAACTGTGGAAGCGAAGATTGTTTATCATGAGGCTAGGGCGGCATATATGAAGCAGTTGGCCGTTGAGTGTGGGTTTTGGCGCCAAAAGTCAAGGATAAAATGGATTCAGGAGAGGGATGCGAACACGGCCTTCTTCCATTCTGTGGTTCGGCAAAGAAGGGCTTCGAATTACATTTCAGGGATTCGGAGTGCGACGAGGCAGTGGCTGACTGAGGTAGAGGACATTAAGAGTTCGGCAGCAGCATTTTTCCAAGCGCTATTTAGTTCGGATAGGGATACTGATCGGCAGCCATGTTTGCCTTTCACTCTCCCACAGGTGTCTCAGGGGGACAATGAGAGTATATTGGCTCTGCCCACAACGGATGAGGTGCGTGAAGTGGTGTTCTCGATCAGTCCAGATAGTGCCCCTGGTCCAGACGGCTTTGGGTCAGGCTTTTACCAG TCTGGCTTCGTACCGGGCCGACAAATAGTGGATAACATTCTCCTGGCGCAAGAACATGCCAACGAATTGGACCGTCGCTTGGAGGTTCCGAACCTCTTGTTGAAGCTTGATATGGAGAAGGCATATGATCGAGTGGAGTGGTCCTTCCTCTTGTTCATGCTTAGATCTTTTGGCTTCCAAGAACCTGCAGTTGATCTGATCTTTCGTTTGGTCGCCAATAATTGGTTTTCAGTGCTAGTTAATGGGGAGCCGGCTGGATTCTTCAAGTCAACGAGAGGGGTCAGACAAGGTGATCCAATCTCTCTTGGCCTCTTTGTACTAGTGGCGGAATTTTTTGGCAAAGGGCTCTATTCCCTGTTTCGGCATGATAGACACAGGTTTTTCCAGGCGGGCGGAATTAAGATTCCATATCTGGCATTCGCCGATGACGTCATTATTTTTACCAGGCTTGCACGGGAGACGTTAGAAGCCATTAATGACTTCTTTAAACGATACCAACAGTATTCAGGACAGAAGATTAATGTGGCAAAAAGTGGCTTCGTGTGCTCCTCTCGGGTGTCGGAGACACAGGTGGAGCTGGTGGCTAGCATTCTGGGCTTCCAGAGGCAATTTTTCCCGATGGTTTATCTTGGTGTCCCCATTTCCCGAGGCCGTTGTTCATCTATTGCTTTTGATGGGATTCTTGCAAGAGTGAGGGCACGGATCTTCCACTGGAGCGGGAAGTTGTTGTCCATGGGCGGCAAATTGATTCTTATAAAACATGTCTTGAATTCCATGCCGCTTCATCTGCTACAGGTGCTTAAACCCCCCAAGACAGTGTTGGTTGCCCTGGGAAGATTATTCAACTCATTCCTATGGGATAAATCCAGGGAAGACAAACGAACGCATTGGGCGTCCTGGGAGAAGCTGTGTTTTCCCACGGAGGAAGGTGGGTTAGGGGTTAGGTCGCTGGAGGACATGGTTAAAGCCTTCTCGCATAAACTGTGGTGGAGGCTACGCCAAAGGGGCTCCTTGTGGTCGGATTTTATGTACTCCAAGTATATTGGGGACCAGCACCCGTTGCAAGTGGCGGTAACAAGACCGACTGGTACATGGAAGCGATTGCTAGGTATACGGGAAGTGGCGGAGGCGCAAATTTCATGGAGTCTCGGCCCGGGAATGGTAGATTTCTGGTTGGACACGTGGTGCGAGTTGGGCCCTTTAACTGCATTGGTTCCGGAGGAGAGTGACAGACCCCATTTTTTGGTGGCAGAATTCCTAGATAGGGACGGATGGAACAGGGGCAGACTTCTCCACTGGCTCCCGGCCAATCTGGTGGATTTGATAGTGGACATTCCTTTTGACCTGGAGGGGCAGGATCATATCTTGTGGGCGACATCGGCGTCAGGGCAGTTTACCTTAACTTCGGCTTGGGAGTTGTGCCGGCAACGTCGAACCATATTGCCACTGGCCCAATGGGTTTGGAATAAGGGTACACCGTTAAAAATTTCACTATTTGCTTGGAGGCTGTTGAACAACTTTCTACCCTTGGACTCGGTGATGCGAAGACGTGGACTGCCCGTGGTGTCCAGGTGCTCATGCTGTCTTCAAGAGGCGGAATCAGTGCCACATCTGTTCGTTAATGGACCAATAGCGAGTGAGGTTTGGGGACATTTTGCAAGTAAGTTCGGCATTCTGCACTCCACTCCGGATGATATTCAGCTTGTTTGGAGGATGTGGGCCACTTCGTTGACTCGCATCCCTGCTCATCATATTCGGTGTGTCCTACCGTTTGTGATTACATGGTTCATATGGCGGGGACGAAATAAGGCACGGTTCGAAGGCCAGGTTTTTTCAGCAAGGGGGGTCATCGTGGAGGTTGGCAACTTCTTGCACGACCTGGGCAGAGCAAATAGGCTGGATAAGGTACAGTTTCGGGGTGACCAGGATTGA